The Cervus canadensis isolate Bull #8, Minnesota chromosome X, ASM1932006v1, whole genome shotgun sequence genome contains the following window.
attcttgtctggagagttccatggactgtataatccatggggtcgcaaagagtcggacatgactgagcaactttcacttcacttcacttcccattttttgattgagttaatttggtggtttttttttttatatttagctgcatgagctgtttgtatattttggagattaaccccatgttggttgctttgtttgcaaatattttctcctattccgaaggctgtctttttgtttcttgtttcctttgctgtgcaaaagcttttaagtttaattagatctcatttgtttattttctttttaaattttcattactctaggaggtggattaCCAAAAGATCttgttgcaatttatgtcaaagagtgttctggctatgttttcctctaagagttttatagtgcctagtcttacatttaggtctttaatccatttggagtttatttttgtgtatggtgttagagagtgttctaatttcattcttttacatgtaactgtcccatgttttccagcagcatttattgaagagactgtcttttctccattgtatattctttcctcctttgtcatagattaggtgactattaagtgtgtgggttttttctctgggctttctatcttgtttcattggtctatatttctgtttttgtgtcagtatcacacagtcttgatgactatagctttgtagtatggtctgaagtcaaggctatggtccataggggtgcaaaatgttggacatgactgaagcaacttagcagtagctaaagtcagggagcctgattcctccagctccactgttctttctcaagattgctttggctattcaatgtctttcatattttcatacaaattgcaaaactttttgttctaattctgtgaaaaattactttgttatttgatagggattgcgttgaatctttagattgccttgggtagtatagttacTTTGACATTTATGCATTTTATTGGCTTATAGTTGCtcgtagtagtctcttatgagccTTTGTACTTCtctgttgtctgttgtaacctctcctttttcacttctagTATTATTGATTTGAGTTTTCTCCCCTTttgtcttgatgagtctggctaaagttttaccaattttgtttatcttcacaAGGAattatcttttagtttcatggatctttgctattgttttctttgtctctacttcatttagttctgctctgatctttaatgattttttttcctttactaactttgggtttcATTTGTTCTATCTCTAGTTGccttaggtgtaaggttaggttgttcatttgagatttttcttgtttcttgaggtaggattgtattgctataaacttccctcttataactgctgcatcccataggttttgggtcattgtgttttcattgtgatttgtttctaggtatttttgatttcttctttgatttcttcagtgatccattggttatttagtatcatattgtttagcctccatgtgtttgtgttttttaaaatagcttttctcctttaattgatttctaatctcatagtgttttggttggagaagatgcttgatataacttcagttttcttaaatttcctgagATTTGACTTAGTGacccaaaatgtggtctatcctggagaatattctatGTGTACCTGAGaaaaaagtgtattctgctgctttcagatggaatgtcctataaatatcaattagttCTTTCtgttctaatgtgtcatttaagacttgtatttccttattgattttctgtctggataatctgtccattggtgtattAGGGATGTTAGTGTTATTGtattactgttgatttccccttttatggctgttagcatttgcttATGTATTGAGCTGCTCTTACATTGGGTCCATAAACATTTACacttgttatatcttcttggattgatcacttgatcattatgtagtgtcctttcttGTCTCTTGTAACTATCTTTAAAgtgtattttgtctgatatgagtatttctacttcagctttcttttgatttccatttacatgaaatatttttttccatcccttcactttcagtctgtatgtccctggtctgaagtgggtctcttgtagacagcatatatacaggtcttgtttttgtattcattcagccagtctatgtcttttgtttggagcatttaattgatctacatttaaggtaattatcaaaaGGTATGTTTCTATTCCCCTAttattaattgttttgggttggtttgtgtaggtctttttccttcccttcctcttttgttcttttcttttgtgtttcttgcctagagagatTCCTTTAACATctttgtaaagctggtttggttgtgctaaattctcttagcttttacttatctgtagaatttttgatttctctgtcaagtTTGAATGAGAGACTTACTGGGTACAGTAAACTTGGTTgtaagtttttccctttcatcactttaaatatatcttgccactcCCTCTGGCCtgtaaagtttctgctgaaaaatcagctgataatgttatgggaattcccttgtatgttattttctgcttttaatattttttctttgtatttaatttttgttagtttgattcgtatgtgtcttggcatgttcctCCATGGGTTTATCTTGTATGGGACTCTGTGCACTTCCTGGACTtgagtgactatttcctttcccatattagggaagtttttgactatgatctcttcaaatattttctcaggtccttctctttttcttcttctgttgttgttgttcagttgctaagtcatgtctaactgtgaccccatgcactacagcacactaggcttctctgtccttcactatctcccggaatttgctcaaattcatgtccattgaattggtgatgctgtctaaccatctcatcctctgccaccctcttctccttttgctttcaatctttcccagtatcagggtctttcctgatgaattggttcttcgcatcaggtgacaaagtactggaacttcagcttcagcatcagtccttccaatgaatatttagtgtcaatttccttaggattgactaaaGGAATcttagtttgatttccttgctgcccaaggggctctcaagagtcttctccagcaccacaatttaaaatcatcaattctttggcactcagctttctttttggtccagctttcacatttgcacacgactactggaaaaatcatagttttgactctatggaccaaagtgatgtctttgctttttaatatgctgtctaggtttgtcatagcttttctttcaaggagcaagcttcttttaatttcatgactgtagtcaccattcacagttattttggagcccaagaaaagaaaatccttcactgcttcactttttttccttctatttgccatgaagtgatgagatcagatgctatgatcttagtttttcgaatattgagttttaagccagcttttttactctcctctttcaccctcatcaagaggctctttagttcctcttcagttcttcttcttctgggacccctgtaatttGAATGTTGTTGCATTTagtgttgtcccagaggtctctgaaaactgtcctcatttcttttcattatttcttctttattttattccacAGCAGAAATTTCCAAtgttctgtcttccaggtcacttatatGTTCTTCTGACTCacttattctgctattgattctttttagtgtatttttcattccaGCTACTgtcttgttcatctctgtttgttctttaccTCTAGGTCTTCGCTAAacttttcttgtatcttctcaatccatGCCTCCATTCTATTTCTGAGGTCttagatcatctttactatcattactctgatttttttagatagattacttttttcttcttcatttagttgttcttgTAGGCTTTTATTTTGCTCCTTCATCTGAAACATATTTTTTTGTCATCTCATTTTGTCAGACTTACTGTGCTTGTGGTCTCCTTTGCACAGGCTCCAGGATTGTAATTCCTGTTGCTTCTGGTGTCTGCCTCGTGGTGGGTGACGTTGGTCCAGAGGCTTGTGCCATTATCCCCTTGATAGGGGATTTGACTGGTGCTGTGGTGAACAGAGCCTGCCCTGGATATTGAATAGGGTCTCCCCATTCCTGTGTGGTTGTCACTGCCCTGTCAGGGGTGGGGTCTACTCCCTAGTTGTTGGAGTAGAGGCCCTAGATCTGTTTCTTAGCAGTGATTCAGATCTGCAGTGTTAGCGAGGCAGGCTTGGAGCAGTTGCACTGGGAGAGAAGCCACTGAGTATTCCTCCTCTGGAACTGTTTATCTGTGAATGTACTCTGTTGTTTCCCCTTTCGCCTATTGTGTGGGCTTACAAAGTATACTGTTGTTGACACTGCTTTCAATTCTAAGTGTGGGTATGCTGGCAATTGGCCCTGCTGACtctcaagtgtttttttttttttaatacagccACTGGTGCAGGTCCACTGAGGTTAGGTTCAAGcacttcagtagtcatgtatttgGACCCACTGTGGGAGATACAGAGGCAACTTGAACCCTGGTCTGACCCTATCCCTACATGTACATGCCCACAGAGCCTACAGCTGTTAAAACCCAAACTGAAGGACAGtcattttatctttaaagaaaaatactctCCTTTAATTCCTTCTATATGTCCCCCccctccaattttttaaaatcaaattttaaaagaaaggatgAGACTCAATTATCTGGTGGTGTCTTAGGTTGAATTACCCCAGAAGCAGACTCTGAGGCAAAGATTTGAGTAGAAGTACTTTGTTTGGGAAATTATCCCAGTAGTCACAGATAGGAGAGTAGAGAAGTAAGATGGAGATGGAATAGAAGCCAATAAAATGTGCATAGTTTACTGACCTGTGAGCACCTGAGACTCAGTCCTTTTTGGAACCTCTGGAAGATGGTGTTCTACATTTAggggcaagaaggctggagtgttTATCCAACAAACTTCTGGGGGTACTGACTCCCTGATATTTCTGGTCTGCTCTTGCATGCTGACTGAGTGGGCTCCAGCAGCCAGAAAAAGCCCTCAGGCACAGTTGCCTTTAGTTGGTAGATATTGGGCTAGCATGTACTAGAGcagtaaatatattaattatttatcaCCACATAACAAACTACCCTCAAATTTTCTAAGataatgaatgtttattttttctaagcCATTGTTTCTGCAGGCCAGGAAATCAGTTTAACTGGTGATTCTGGCTGAATATTTCTCATGAAGTTGTGTTCAAGATGGTAACTAGGCTTCAGTCATTTGAAGGTATGACTAGGGCTGGAGGATATGCTTCCAAGGTAGCTTAGTTGTATGACTGTTGGCGGGAAGCTTTATGTCCTTGCCATGTGGATCTCTCCTTAGGGCTCTTTGTGAATCTTCAAGTTGTAGCAACTGACTTATTCAGAGTGAGTGATTCAAGAGAGAGCAAGGAGGAAGCATCCATACCTTTTATGACCTAGTCTTGGCAGTCACACACCGTAATCTGTTTCTGCCATATTCTATTGTCACTAGAAGCAAATTAGTAATTTCAGCCTGTACTCAAGGGGAGAGTTATCAGTCTCTAATTTTTGAAAGGAGCTGTGTCAAAGAGTTTGTAAGACTATTTTAAAACCACTATGGTGCATATGAGAACATATGAGCTGGGCACCACCAGCATCTGCTAAAGGGCGTCTGTATCCTGTTTTTGACCTGTCACCAATCTGGATTCTTATAGCTCCTGGCAGAAGTCACTAAGGATCAGTTCATCCATCAGCTGCTTTTTTAGCATTTGCTTTATCCCTTCTCAAAtactctctcctcttctttacCTTCTGTccttctgcccctcccccaaagtcaacagttatttttttttaccactagacTAATTGATCTCAAACAGATCACTCTTCCATGTCAGAGTCTCTATATTGTACTATTCCAGACATACTATCACAGTATAATTTAAAGACTGTGATACTGAGTACTTTGATGGCACACCAATCTCTAGTACATTTTACCTAAGAGTTCTAAGTTTGTATATGTGGTCTGCCTGGAGATTGGTTCTTTAACTCAAAGGATACTGACAACCTGGGCCTCAGATTTCTCTCTGCATATAAAATTTGTTGTGCCTAATATCATCAACTCTATTTTAATACTGCCTTTCTTATCTTTACCTCATAGATCTCTTATCTCTACCTCATagatctccttcctttctttctcttgaatGTTACATATTGTTTGGCATTTTCTGGAAAGAGAGTAACTTTAGAAGTGAGTGTAAAATATACTCTATGACTATCTTAGACTCTGCCTTGAGAGAACCCACACTAAGACAAGGACTTGAGTGCAGGTAGCTTATTTGGGAGATAATCACATGAAGCAAGAGTGGAGAAATGGAGAagagggacagggaaggaagaaaaccCAATACTGGGGTTTGTAATTGAGGTCATTGCTATGAGGAGCAGGGTCTTGATTCCAGTGGGTTCTTCTAATAAGTGTAAGGAAACTGATAGAAGGCCAGAGCTTTTTATCTATTTCTCTATGACTCCCTTTCCCTGTTGTCTGAGAATTGCCCCTGGGGTCATTGCTCTCCCATACATTGGGGTTATGCTTAAATGGAGGCAGAGAAAACTGTCAGTATAATTGAAGATTCTAGAGTCAAAAGCTTAAAAAAGTGTGGCTTGAGGTGGGATGAAGGCAGAAATGTATTTTTGCATAGAACTGTCCACCATAGCTTTTGCTGAAGTCAAAGAAGGGCCCAGGGGATATAACTAGGTTACCAGAGGCATATGCTACAATGGCCAAATAGTGGATATTGAGAAACCCCTTGGGCTAAATGGAAATACCCCAATGGCAGATAACAGCCAGGGGTTGAAGTTGCTGAGGCAAATAGGGCTGGGAATTTACCTGGAAGGCGTAGCCAAAAATCTTGAtttaggagttccctggtggtggtttagtggttaggattcagtgttttcactgccatggcctgagtTCAACAATCCCTGGTTGTGTaactgagattccacaagctgtgcaACATGACACCTCCCACCAAATCTTGATTCAGAAAGGAAACTATGATTTCTTTGAGATAGGAGCATGAGTAGAAAGGCAGGGATGACTTGGAAACAGGCCTTATCTAAACACAGGTCTGCAAAGAAACAAGTATATAAATAcaagtgccatttttctagaagaacagatgtaaaaaaaaaaaaatggttcccCAGGAGGCCGGGTACCAGTCATATCCGTAGTGGGGATGCTAGCAGAGTTTGGTACCTAAAGGAGTGAAGTAGGGCCAGGAAAGACACTGTGGGGTGGACCAAAAAGGTGACATAGTCCATGAGGTGAtggtccatttaaaaatattttaaagggaaCTCCTAAGAATACTGTCTTAACCAAATGGTTTAGAGATGAATTTTAGAGGATTAGTATGTAGGAGGTGGGACATGGGTGTTTGGGGGGAGTCAGAGCCAAAACAGGAGTCTAGTTTGATTGGGATGGCTGAAAACAAGAGTATTGAAGTGACGCTGGTCAGTTCTAGAGTAATCAgtgataaaggaagaaaagagtatGGTGTTGATAGTAGAGGGTTAAAATAGAAGGGGCTCCTCTCTTTAAAGCAGTCCTATATGGCCTGAGGGCACACATCTGTATAGTCATTCTGGAGAAGCATGACTACATAAAGCTAATCCACAGCTAATCCAGGACCtgctaattttatttcttaatggtTCCTGActgtccattttttcctctttcccactGCAATTGTCTAGTTCAGGTCTCCATAGACTACTATGACCATCTTCTAACCAGTCCTCTGTCCCAAGTCTTGACTCTTCCAATCCTTTCTCCACAAAGTTGTCAATTGTAATAGGTCTAATAAATACATCTATTTTTCATGTTACTCTCCTGCCTAAGGTAACTCCTGATCATTATTTAATaatcaacttcagttcagttcagttcagtcgctcaagaAATTACTTGTCTCCCAAAGATGTTTCAAGACAGCCTTCCCTCTTTATTCCCCCTTCTCTTTTATGATAAAGAGTCTCCCTGGCAGAGTGACACATGCCTTGTTGGCAAGACTCACATGAGCTGTCCATGGTCCTACTGGTAGGGCCTGGGTGCAACTGTCTAGGTGATGATACTTGGAGGACCCAACATGGCTCTGCCCACCCCCAAACAACCTATTCCACCTCCTACATGTGAATCTTCTAACATTCATCTTTAAACCATTTGGTTAAGACAGTATTCTTAGGAGTTcccttaaaaatattcataaacttTCTGTTAAGTGTAACAGGGCAGGAAGCTAATATCTGCTACCACATCAAGCTACTACACCTCGCCTTGCAGAGAAGGGTTCTAAAGGGAGGGATAAAGAACAATGCCTTTACATGAGGAAGAGGGGTACGGGAAGGATAGAGACCAGCGGTTCTCAAAGGGTGATCCATGGATCAGCACCATCAGCATTTAGAATGAgttggaaatgcaaattctcaggtccCTCCCTAGATTCAGAAACTCTGAGACTGGGGTTGAACAATCTGTGTTTTAGCAAGTCCTCCAAATGATTCTGATGCATGTTAaagcttgagaaccactgagaaacacacacacacacatgcatgtatatacacaatCCCTAAACTAGGATACCAACTTTGCTTACTTTTTCGTTCTTTTATTGCTGAGTTAGATTTAACCTCACAAGTTAAGAACACACAATGCTCTAGGTGTCCACGATTGACTAATAAGTTAGGAATGTCTGCCTGGCCTgtgagatggggaaggagatggaggCTGCAGAGGTCAGTTACAAGGGTAGGTACATGGATCTCAGAGAGAATGAAAggcccagataaataaatatgtgagatGTTagcataccatttttttttccctcttaaccAGAGCTACTGAAACTTTCATCTGCAGGTGAATACCCTGGGAATTTGATTCATGACCAGATTCCCATTCAGTCACCCCAAGGTGGGTCCCAAATCCTGTGTTTCTGATCAGCTTGCAGATGATGCTGATGCTTCTGGTCCTCAGATCTCACGTTTAGTACTAAACTACTAATCTTTCTCTATCCACCTTATTTTTGTGACTCCCTGCCAGAATATTAtttttagcaaaaataaaatatcataccattttacaaagaaaaggaCTGATAATACCTGGTAAAACACTGATAATACCTGGAAGGGCGATTCAGTGCAGGGTCTGAGTGCACCTTTTCTGCAGGGCTCAGTAACTGCTCCTGTGCCCCTGCCTCTGTCAGACCTGTGCCACGGTCCCGTGAGAAACCCCTGGAACCTTCCCACCTTCATTTCTGTTTGTTCTATCATATCGTTTTCTACTTTTGGTTCAGTGCAATGTGGGAGCCAAATGGTAAACAACGTTTGCTGATTgatgtctttcccttctctcctctctctctttaaataaaatctacttGCTGTCAATTACTGAGTGCTTCCAGGCAGGATTAGCAATGTCACTAAAATCAGGTCAGAGATACTTTGGAATCTGTTCGGTGTGGGATTCCCTTGTATTATGGCACTAATAATGAAGTAAAACTctccccagcctctctctccAGGCTCCCTTTTCCtctacatgtttcttttttgttttcttaggttGCTTAAGTCATTCTATTTGGTCTTTTCCCCCACAGATGCTCAGTCACCGTGGAGTATAGCCAGCTACAGCAGAGGCAACAAAAACCCGTTGCATTAAATCCTTTgcattgtttgtttgttaaacaaccctttgttactgtttttctttccctaaaATTCAACTTGTAAGGTATATAATAGAACacatttcttcccttcctttctcttctttcttctcttcctccttctgtctcccactactccctctccttcccctcccaatttttctcctccttttaccctgttcctccttcttcccttcctctttttccttcctcttcccttccccattcTCTTCCTCTCACTTTTCTGGGTTTCTGCCTCTCTCTCATTGTCCTCACCCCTTCTTTCCCCTCATCTCTCTTGCCCTCCCCTATCACTGTTCCCCTGGAACGTGGAGGTATGATAAAAATCTCTCTGCCCGTGAGGTCGGTGCACACATCCAAAGTCTATCATAGCAGAGTCCCCTGATCCTGAGCTCAGTGAAGCCTGAAAGGGACATTTCAGACTCCCCATTTAGTAACCACTGATCTAATGAATGCCTCAATTGTGTGTTTGAAATTAATCAAGTGTTATTAACCAACGACCTGAAATCTAGTATATGCAGCTAGAACATAGAGTTTCTGTCAATGTGGAACAAACATGATATGTTGAAGGTCGCAGCCTGTTTATAGCTTTTCACTGGAGAAGATTAAGTAACAAGGTGGAATGTGCAGCACCTGCCATCTCTGTTTCCAACTCACATCCCCTGATGTGAGGCCACGTGGCTCTGTCCAAGTCAGCGCTGCAGCCATTCGCCTCACACTCACCACCTGGAGCATCTTATCGATATGATGAAACTGTGGGCTGTAGCTTCCTTGACAGACAAATATCCTGAACCTCCGGGGGCAGCATGGATGTGTGCGTGGCATCAGCACAGCCCATCTAAACTCTCCCACCAGGTCCGGGGTTCTGACGCCCTTTAGAGATATTTTAGCAATActacaagagagaaagaaacagagagaagtcaGAAGCACTCAGGCCTTGCCTCCCCACAGCATCCTTGCTGGGAGGAACCCTCCCTGGGGTGGGGTGttccctctgccccccaccctcctGGCCATGCTTTCTTGTCCTGAGCTTGCCAGAAGCACAGTGCAACACTTTTCTGATTGCATGAGGCTTCAGAGCTGCCTTCAGTTGACCAGCAGAAATCACATTTTGTAATCATAGATTGTCTAGAGGggtgtcccaggtggtgcttgtggtaaagaatctgcctgccaatgcaggagatgtaagagacgtgagcAAAGCAGCATGTAGGTAGAGAAACTGACCAGGGTAGAAGCCTTTGGTCCTTATCATCCATTCTCTTTTTCATTACATTTCAGAGTCCTTTTGGAAATCCAAGCACCTTGCCTTGCACACAGTGGTTTGGcctcacacacacatttaatatACGTGCATTTTCCTGTATGTGTGCAGTGAAGAGACATGGAGGAGAGAGTTAAACACTTAAAGGGATTCTTTACTCAATAGACATGTACCTCAGGTTGAGACTTCCTAAGACAGAATTCAGGCttccatctcattttcttttgcaACTCTTCTTACCTGAGTATGACTTCAGTATTTAGAGACTCAAAGTGTATTTTGAATACAGTGTGATCCCTGTGTGAAACTGGGTTGTGAGAGAGAATACTGTTTTTCTAAACTGTAGTTGCAGTGGAGTAATTAAGAAAGAGCATagggataaaaaaagaaagagcatagGGACTGGAATCAGACTGCCCGTTTTCAAACCCTGGCACTAGCTACTAGCTGTTTTGCCCTCCATATCACATCTGCAGACTGGGGTTAGTGTCATAGGGGAAGACAAAACTTTTGATCTTCCCTCTTAGGTTTAGTAACAGAGGTCTGTGAATTAAACTGGCAAAAGACAGATAAACAGGAGAAGCACATAGGAGCTTCACAGAAAGGAAGTAGAAACCTAAGCCTAGCAGGGACTAGGCTTGAGagtttagagcaagacataccacgcaaattctccagcaacgcaggaacatagccctgagcgtcaacatacaggctgcccaaagtcacaccaaacataTATGCCATTTTAACAAAGGGCAGAGGTGGCGGCCATGGTGGCCTGGAGGGTCCTGGCGTTCACGCTCGGGAGTCCACGGCCCACCACCCAGCCGCCCCCTGACAGAGCAGCCTGCCGACGGCGCTGCGTCCCCCTCTGCTCGGCTGCGCGGGAAGAAGGCAGTGGCCCTGGGCCCGACTTACAGGGCGGGCCGGAGGAAGCGGCCAGGTACCTGGCGAGCCAAGAGTTAACGGTGGCAGAGTGGAGGATGGAGGAGCTACACGCGGCCGCCTGCGCGGCTGGCCAGGTAAACTACGTGGACCCAGCTACTGGCTACATGGTGTTAATCCAGCTGGCCCACTTGCAGAGAGGCCAGTGCTGCGGCTCAGCCTGTAGACACTGTCCATATGGTCAAATCGATGTTAAAGACCCATCCAAAAAGAAGCAGttcaattcatatttttatgtgtgaCAACAATTTTATCTCTGTTC
Protein-coding sequences here:
- the LOC122435529 gene encoding uncharacterized protein C1orf53-like; this encodes MVAWRVLAFTLGSPRPTTQPPPDRAACRRRCVPLCSAAREEGSGPGPDLQGGPEEAARYLASQELTVAEWRMEELHAAACAAGQVNYVDPATGYMVLIQLAHLQRGQCCGSACRHCPYGQIDVKDPSKKKQFNSYFYV